One window of Xanthomonas sp. 10-10 genomic DNA carries:
- a CDS encoding efflux RND transporter permease subunit: MDFSRFFIDRPIFAAVLSIIIFAAGLIAMPLLPISEYPEVVPPSVQVRAVYPGANPKVIAETVATPLEEAINGVENMMYMKSVAGSDGVLMVTVTFKPGTDPDQAQVQVQNRVSQAQARLPEDVRRQGVTTQKQSPTLTMVVHLTSPKGKYDSLYLSNYATLKVKDELSRLPGVGQIRVFGAGDYAMRIWLNPDKVAARGLTASDVVAAIREQNVQVSAGQLGAEPMPNKSDFLLSINAQGRLTTEEEFGNIVIRSGNSGEIVRLSDVARLELGAGNYTLRSQLDNQNAVGMGVFQSPGANAIELSDAVRAKMAELEKQFPQDMAWSAAYDPTVFVRDSISAVVHTLLEAVLLVVLVVILFLQTWRASIIPLLAVPVSVVGTFAALYLLGFSINTLSLFGLVLAIGIVVDDAIVVVENVERNIEEGLTPLAAAHQAMREVSGPIIAIALVLCAVFVPMAFLSGVTGQFYKQFAVTIAISTVISAINSLTLSPALAAMLLKAHDAPKDGPSRLIDRLFGWLFRPFNRFFNSSSHKYQGAVSRTLSKRGAVFMVYLLLLVGAGFMFKIVPGGFIPTQDKLYLIAGTKLPEGASLERTNEVIRQISQIAMQTEGVDHTIAFPGLNPLQFTNTPNTGTVFITLKPFSQRTRSAVQINAELNARISQIQQGFAFAFMPPPILGLGQGSGYSLYIQDRAGLGYGQLQSAVNAMSGAISQTPGMQFPIGTYQANVPQLDAKVDRDKAKAQGVPLTNLFDTLQTYLGSSYINDFNRFGRTYQVIAQADGPFRDSVEDIANLRTRNANGEMVPIGSMVTLGQTYGPDPVIRYNGYPAADLIGEADPRMLSSTEAMHTLAGMAPKVLPNGMNIEWTDLSYQQSTQGNSALIVFPMAVLLAFLVLAALYESWTLPLAVILIVPMTLLSALFGVWLTGGDNNVFVQVGLVVLMGLACKNAILIVEFARELEMHGKGIVEAALEACRLRLRPIVMTSIAFIAGTVPLVFGHGAGAEVRSVTGITVFAGMLGVTLFGLFLTPVFYVALRKWVTRRGPAAPAAVSHDPVKA, from the coding sequence ATGGACTTTTCCCGTTTTTTCATCGACCGGCCGATCTTTGCCGCGGTGCTGTCGATCATCATCTTCGCGGCTGGCCTGATCGCCATGCCGCTGTTGCCCATCAGCGAATACCCCGAAGTGGTACCGCCGAGCGTGCAGGTGCGTGCGGTGTATCCGGGTGCCAACCCCAAGGTCATCGCCGAGACCGTCGCCACGCCGCTTGAGGAGGCGATCAACGGCGTCGAAAACATGATGTACATGAAGTCGGTCGCTGGCTCCGATGGCGTGCTGATGGTCACCGTGACCTTCAAGCCGGGCACCGATCCGGACCAGGCGCAGGTGCAGGTGCAGAACCGCGTCAGTCAGGCGCAGGCGCGCCTGCCCGAAGACGTGCGCCGCCAGGGCGTGACCACGCAGAAGCAATCGCCGACGCTGACCATGGTGGTGCATCTGACCTCGCCCAAGGGCAAGTACGACTCGCTGTACCTGAGCAACTACGCCACCTTGAAGGTCAAGGATGAGCTGTCGCGCCTGCCGGGCGTGGGCCAGATCCGGGTCTTCGGTGCCGGCGATTACGCCATGCGCATCTGGTTGAACCCTGACAAGGTCGCCGCGCGCGGGCTCACTGCCAGCGACGTGGTCGCGGCCATCCGCGAGCAGAACGTGCAGGTCTCCGCCGGCCAGCTCGGCGCCGAACCGATGCCCAACAAGAGCGATTTCCTGCTCTCGATCAATGCGCAGGGCCGACTCACCACCGAAGAGGAATTCGGCAACATCGTGATCCGCAGCGGCAACAGCGGCGAGATCGTGCGCCTGAGCGACGTGGCGCGTCTGGAACTGGGCGCCGGCAACTACACCTTGCGCTCGCAGCTGGACAACCAGAACGCGGTGGGCATGGGTGTGTTCCAGTCGCCCGGCGCCAATGCGATCGAATTGTCAGACGCCGTGCGCGCCAAGATGGCCGAGCTGGAAAAGCAGTTCCCGCAGGACATGGCCTGGTCGGCAGCGTATGACCCCACCGTGTTCGTGCGCGACTCGATCAGTGCGGTGGTGCACACGCTGCTGGAGGCGGTGCTGCTGGTGGTGCTGGTGGTGATCCTGTTCCTGCAGACCTGGCGTGCCTCGATCATTCCGTTGCTGGCGGTGCCGGTGTCGGTGGTCGGTACGTTCGCTGCGCTGTATCTGCTGGGTTTTTCGATCAACACGCTGAGCCTGTTCGGCCTGGTGCTGGCGATCGGCATCGTGGTCGACGATGCGATCGTGGTGGTGGAAAACGTCGAGCGCAATATCGAAGAAGGCCTCACCCCGCTGGCGGCCGCGCATCAGGCGATGCGTGAGGTGTCCGGGCCGATCATCGCCATCGCGCTGGTGCTGTGCGCGGTGTTCGTGCCGATGGCGTTCCTGTCGGGCGTGACCGGCCAGTTCTACAAGCAGTTCGCGGTGACCATCGCCATTTCCACGGTGATTTCGGCGATCAACTCGCTGACCCTGTCGCCGGCGCTGGCCGCGATGTTGCTCAAGGCGCACGACGCGCCCAAGGATGGCCCGTCGCGTTTGATCGACCGTCTGTTCGGCTGGTTGTTCCGTCCGTTCAACCGCTTCTTCAACAGCAGCTCGCACAAGTACCAGGGTGCGGTGTCGCGCACGTTGAGCAAGCGCGGTGCGGTGTTCATGGTGTACCTGTTGCTGCTGGTGGGCGCCGGTTTCATGTTCAAGATCGTGCCGGGCGGTTTCATTCCCACCCAGGACAAGCTGTACCTGATTGCCGGTACCAAACTGCCGGAAGGCGCCTCGCTGGAGCGCACCAATGAAGTGATCCGCCAGATCAGCCAGATCGCGATGCAGACCGAAGGAGTGGATCACACGATCGCGTTCCCCGGGTTGAATCCGCTGCAGTTCACCAACACGCCCAACACCGGAACGGTGTTCATCACGCTCAAGCCGTTCAGTCAGCGCACCCGCAGCGCGGTGCAGATCAATGCCGAGCTCAACGCGCGCATCAGCCAGATCCAGCAGGGTTTTGCGTTCGCCTTCATGCCGCCGCCGATTCTGGGCCTGGGGCAGGGCTCGGGCTACTCGCTGTATATCCAGGACCGTGCGGGTCTGGGTTATGGCCAGTTGCAGAGCGCGGTGAATGCGATGTCCGGTGCGATTTCGCAGACGCCGGGCATGCAGTTCCCGATCGGCACCTACCAGGCCAACGTGCCGCAGCTGGACGCCAAGGTCGATCGCGACAAGGCCAAGGCGCAGGGCGTGCCGTTGACCAACCTGTTCGACACGCTGCAGACCTACCTGGGTTCGTCGTACATCAACGACTTCAATCGCTTCGGTCGCACCTATCAGGTGATCGCCCAGGCCGATGGACCGTTCCGCGACAGCGTCGAAGACATCGCCAACCTGCGTACCCGCAATGCCAACGGCGAGATGGTGCCGATCGGCAGCATGGTCACGCTGGGCCAGACCTACGGCCCGGATCCGGTGATCCGCTACAACGGCTACCCGGCCGCCGATCTGATCGGCGAGGCTGACCCGCGCATGCTCTCCTCCACCGAGGCGATGCACACGCTGGCCGGCATGGCACCGAAGGTGTTGCCCAACGGCATGAACATCGAGTGGACCGACCTGAGCTATCAGCAGTCAACCCAGGGCAACTCGGCGTTGATCGTGTTCCCGATGGCGGTGTTGCTGGCGTTCCTGGTGCTGGCCGCGTTGTACGAAAGCTGGACCCTGCCGCTGGCGGTGATCCTGATCGTGCCGATGACCTTGCTGTCCGCACTGTTCGGTGTGTGGCTCACCGGTGGCGACAACAACGTGTTTGTGCAGGTGGGCCTGGTGGTGTTGATGGGCCTGGCCTGCAAGAACGCGATCCTGATCGTGGAGTTCGCCCGCGAGCTGGAGATGCATGGCAAGGGCATCGTGGAAGCAGCGCTGGAAGCCTGCCGCCTGCGTCTGCGCCCGATCGTGATGACCTCCATCGCCTTCATCGCCGGCACCGTGCCGCTGGTGTTCGGCCATGGCGCCGGCGCCGAAGTGCGTTCGGTCACCGGGATCACGGTATTCGCCGGCATGCTGGGCGTGACCTTGTTCGGCCTGTTCCTGACCCCTGTGTTCTACGTGGCGCTGCGCAAGTGGGTGACCCGTCGCGGGCCTGCTGCACCGGCTGCCGTTTCGCATGACCCCGTGAAGGCGTAA
- a CDS encoding SDR family oxidoreductase has translation MSNTKIALVTGATRGIGLETVRQLAQAGVHTLLAGRKRDDAVAAALKLQAEGLPVEAIQLDVNDDISIAAAVGTVKERHGHLDILVNNAGIMIDDMQRKPSEQSLDTWKRTFDTNLFAVVGVTKAFLPLLQRSLAGRIVNVSSILGSLTLHSDPGSPIYSFKVPAYNASKSALNSWTVHLAYELRDTSIKVNTIHPGYVKTDMNGGEGEIDIEQGAHSSVQMALIDAHGPTGSFTHLGDTLPW, from the coding sequence ATGAGCAACACCAAGATCGCACTGGTCACCGGCGCCACCCGCGGCATCGGCCTGGAAACGGTTCGTCAACTCGCACAGGCCGGCGTGCATACGCTGCTGGCCGGTCGCAAGCGCGATGACGCGGTGGCCGCCGCGCTCAAGCTGCAGGCCGAAGGCCTGCCGGTGGAAGCGATTCAACTGGACGTCAACGACGACATCAGCATCGCTGCGGCGGTCGGTACGGTGAAGGAGCGTCACGGCCACCTGGACATCCTGGTCAACAACGCCGGCATCATGATCGATGACATGCAGCGCAAGCCGTCCGAGCAAAGCCTGGACACCTGGAAGCGCACCTTCGACACCAATCTGTTCGCGGTGGTCGGCGTGACCAAGGCCTTCCTGCCGCTGCTGCAGCGCTCTCTGGCCGGCCGCATCGTCAATGTGTCCAGCATTCTCGGCTCGCTCACGCTGCACAGCGACCCCGGCTCGCCGATCTACAGCTTCAAGGTGCCGGCCTACAACGCGTCCAAGAGCGCCTTGAACAGCTGGACCGTGCATCTTGCCTACGAGCTGCGCGATACCTCGATCAAGGTCAATACCATCCATCCCGGCTACGTCAAAACCGACATGAACGGTGGCGAGGGCGAGATCGACATCGAGCAGGGCGCGCACAGCAGCGTGCAGATGGCATTGATCGATGCGCACGGCCCGACCGGCAGCTTTACCCACCTGGGAGACACCTTGCCATGGTAA
- a CDS encoding efflux transporter outer membrane subunit translates to MVRTLLGAALAALVLSGCAVGPDYRPDPPPPVTLQGAQDAAFTAQSPVGNWWSQFDDPVLEQLVRDALFANHDLRIAVSRVKQARAVFVERRLDQAPHITAQGSFDRREQQQVIAGNQRFLTEQTTLGLDAAWELDLFGRQRRASEAARADLDAEQASLQDVQVTVAAEVARNYFQLRGTQKQLDVSKRTLTNLRDTQKLTQTRWDLGAGSELDVQSSLARLKAIEADIPLLETAEAQYRHRLAVLLGQQPNALDATLVARAMPAFAHPLPLGDTAGLLRQRPDVRSAERRLAAATAQVGVATADLFPRISVSGFVGFLSGDAARLTQGNAKAWSVTPSISWAAFDFGTVRARLRASKAQADGALAQYQQAVLLALEDTENALIGYGRQQARLAIVVDQANAARRAEQLAQIRYREGSEDFLTLLDAQRTQLAADDALAQAEAAVNVGVVGVYKALGGWKQGEAPAAPVAVVKR, encoded by the coding sequence ATGGTAAGAACATTGCTTGGCGCGGCGTTGGCCGCGTTGGTGCTCAGCGGTTGCGCGGTGGGGCCCGATTACCGGCCCGACCCGCCGCCGCCAGTCACGCTGCAGGGCGCGCAGGATGCCGCGTTCACCGCACAATCTCCGGTCGGCAACTGGTGGTCGCAGTTCGACGACCCGGTGCTGGAGCAGCTGGTGCGCGATGCCTTGTTCGCCAACCACGATCTGCGCATTGCGGTGTCGCGGGTGAAGCAGGCGCGTGCGGTCTTCGTGGAGCGTCGTCTCGACCAGGCCCCGCACATCACCGCCCAGGGCAGCTTCGATCGACGCGAGCAGCAGCAGGTGATCGCCGGCAATCAGCGCTTCCTCACCGAGCAGACCACCCTGGGCCTGGATGCGGCCTGGGAGCTGGATCTGTTCGGCCGCCAGCGCCGCGCCTCTGAAGCGGCGCGCGCCGATCTGGACGCCGAGCAGGCCAGCCTGCAGGACGTACAGGTCACGGTCGCTGCCGAAGTGGCGCGCAATTACTTCCAATTACGCGGCACCCAGAAGCAGCTCGATGTCTCCAAGCGTACCCTGACCAACCTGCGCGACACCCAGAAGCTGACGCAGACGCGTTGGGATCTGGGTGCCGGCAGCGAGCTGGATGTGCAGAGCAGCCTGGCGCGGTTGAAGGCGATCGAAGCGGATATTCCGTTGCTGGAAACCGCCGAGGCGCAATACCGGCACCGGCTTGCCGTATTGCTTGGCCAACAGCCGAATGCGCTGGACGCCACTCTGGTCGCACGCGCCATGCCGGCGTTCGCGCACCCGTTGCCGTTGGGCGATACCGCCGGATTGCTGCGTCAACGTCCGGACGTGCGCAGTGCCGAACGCCGTCTGGCCGCAGCCACCGCGCAGGTCGGCGTGGCCACGGCCGATCTGTTCCCGCGCATCAGCGTCAGCGGTTTTGTCGGCTTTCTGTCCGGCGATGCGGCCAGGTTGACCCAGGGCAATGCGAAGGCCTGGTCGGTCACCCCGTCGATCAGCTGGGCCGCGTTCGACTTCGGTACCGTGCGCGCACGCCTGCGTGCCAGCAAGGCGCAGGCCGACGGTGCGTTGGCGCAGTACCAGCAAGCGGTCTTGCTGGCGCTGGAAGACACCGAAAACGCATTGATCGGCTATGGGCGTCAGCAGGCGCGCCTGGCGATCGTGGTCGACCAGGCCAATGCGGCCCGGCGTGCCGAACAGCTGGCGCAGATCCGCTACCGCGAGGGCTCGGAAGACTTCCTGACCTTGCTGGATGCACAGCGCACCCAGCTGGCGGCAGACGATGCGTTGGCGCAGGCCGAGGCGGCAGTCAATGTCGGCGTGGTCGGCGTGTACAAGGCCTTGGGCGGCTGGAAGCAGGGCGAAGCCCCCGCCGCACCGGTGGCCGTGGTCAAGCGTTGA
- a CDS encoding diguanylate cyclase encodes MILHLRRDFRLGIVKMLGPITALLLCLYAVYLAMTGQAIACLITAALGMLAIWRGWKMRAAERTAAGGVWLASINVAGCLVACWTGGDGALPWLFPVLATNYFLCGPQRAVLLSLPLMAALLFLPGLIVSPGQGVSTVVVTLVTLAVGYSFSLRMQDDRVHLEELASLDALTGLPNRRMLERALTHQIDQRQPQDRLNSLIILDLDHFKEVNDLYGHAAGDAALSDLATILRYEVREPHQVFRFGGEEFVVLLRAGSLAELEAATERLRKVIRSGLRGPGGRITVSLGAARHDGETHWQDWFSRADAALYLAKNSGRDSVRVAD; translated from the coding sequence GTGATCCTCCACCTGCGGCGGGATTTCCGCCTCGGCATCGTCAAGATGCTTGGGCCAATCACCGCGCTGTTGCTTTGCCTCTATGCGGTGTATCTGGCCATGACCGGTCAGGCGATTGCGTGCCTGATCACCGCAGCGCTGGGCATGCTGGCGATCTGGCGCGGCTGGAAGATGCGCGCGGCCGAACGCACCGCTGCCGGCGGTGTCTGGCTGGCGTCGATCAATGTTGCCGGCTGCCTGGTGGCTTGCTGGACCGGAGGCGATGGCGCCCTGCCCTGGCTGTTTCCGGTATTGGCAACCAACTATTTCCTGTGCGGGCCGCAGCGTGCAGTGTTGCTGAGCCTGCCGTTGATGGCGGCATTGCTGTTCCTGCCCGGCTTGATCGTCAGCCCCGGCCAGGGGGTGTCGACCGTGGTGGTGACCTTGGTGACGCTGGCGGTGGGATATTCGTTCTCGCTACGCATGCAGGACGACCGCGTGCACCTGGAAGAGCTGGCCTCGCTGGATGCACTGACCGGCTTGCCCAACCGACGCATGCTGGAACGCGCGCTGACCCACCAGATCGATCAGCGCCAACCGCAGGACCGGCTCAACAGCCTGATCATCCTGGACCTGGATCATTTCAAGGAGGTCAACGATCTGTACGGACATGCCGCCGGCGATGCGGCGCTGTCGGATCTGGCGACCATCCTGCGCTACGAAGTGCGCGAGCCGCATCAGGTGTTCCGGTTCGGCGGCGAAGAATTCGTGGTACTGCTGCGCGCCGGTTCGCTGGCGGAACTGGAAGCGGCCACCGAGCGCTTGCGCAAGGTGATCCGCAGTGGATTGCGCGGCCCGGGCGGGCGCATCACGGTCTCGCTGGGCGCTGCGCGCCACGATGGCGAAACCCATTGGCAAGACTGGTTTTCGCGTGCCGATGCAGCACTGTACCTGGCCAAGAACAGCGGCCGCGACAGCGTGCGGGTTGCCGACTGA
- a CDS encoding diguanylate cyclase, with amino-acid sequence MLTKQAKRHAAGALLLGGAIFVVIGIGGYFTTQRSLADAGWVTHTQEVLAGIDEIQAGLLSAESSVRGYVLTDNEAFLGVYADAIGRLPERIVRLEALVQDNPVQGRNARELNRLVNTRLVQINDLLLNYRSHGLEGARGSIARGVFQTSSALRRQVQIMTELERHQLVKRTQANALSAQWVLRMTVIGIVSGLLVMLLAYRLLARELQRRVRAEDDASHTSERLVESFAALERTSAGLEALARYSGLLQNCRDAEEALEITARTIAPLIPGAAGAVYLLRASRDRAEQVVAWGAMADGDSVSIAPETCWALRRDRTHVVEDASQGMLCRHADANLPTHASTVCIPLSAQGTQLGMLALRSDQPGGLSSLTVAEAAAEQLSLALHSLRLRETLRQQSIRDPLTGLYNRRYLEEALNHELARCTRREQPLSVLMLDVDHFKRFNDLHGHSGGDRVLAAIGELLLTQTRGEDICCRYGGEELTIILPEVDLATARRMAEKLRAGIEALQVMADGVSLPKITASFGAASFPEHAGTAAQLLRRADEALYRAKQAGRNQVVSAPDAANADCAQQP; translated from the coding sequence GTGTTGACCAAACAAGCAAAACGTCATGCAGCCGGAGCGCTGCTGCTGGGCGGGGCCATCTTCGTGGTGATCGGCATCGGCGGCTACTTCACCACGCAGCGCTCGCTGGCCGATGCGGGCTGGGTCACGCATACACAGGAGGTCCTCGCGGGCATCGACGAAATCCAGGCCGGGCTGCTGTCGGCGGAGTCGTCGGTACGTGGCTACGTGCTGACCGACAACGAGGCGTTCCTGGGCGTCTATGCCGATGCGATCGGACGCCTGCCCGAGCGCATCGTGCGGCTGGAGGCGCTGGTACAGGACAACCCGGTACAGGGCCGCAATGCGCGTGAGCTCAATCGATTGGTGAACACGCGACTGGTGCAGATCAACGATCTGCTGCTCAACTACCGTAGCCATGGCCTGGAAGGCGCGCGCGGGTCGATCGCGCGCGGCGTGTTCCAGACCTCCTCGGCATTGCGGCGCCAGGTGCAGATCATGACCGAGCTGGAACGTCATCAACTGGTGAAGCGGACGCAGGCCAATGCACTCAGTGCGCAGTGGGTGCTGCGGATGACCGTGATCGGCATCGTCAGCGGGCTGCTGGTGATGCTGCTGGCCTACCGCTTGCTGGCGCGCGAGCTGCAACGCCGCGTGCGCGCCGAGGACGATGCCAGCCATACCAGCGAGCGGTTGGTCGAATCCTTTGCGGCGCTGGAGCGAACCTCTGCGGGACTGGAAGCGCTGGCACGCTACTCGGGACTGCTGCAGAACTGCCGCGACGCCGAAGAAGCGCTGGAAATCACCGCACGCACGATTGCGCCGCTGATCCCCGGCGCAGCCGGCGCGGTATATCTGCTGCGCGCATCGCGCGATCGCGCCGAGCAGGTCGTGGCATGGGGCGCGATGGCCGACGGCGACAGCGTAAGCATCGCGCCGGAGACGTGCTGGGCGCTGCGCCGCGATCGTACGCACGTGGTGGAAGATGCCAGCCAGGGCATGCTGTGTCGCCATGCCGACGCCAATCTTCCGACGCACGCCAGCACGGTGTGCATTCCGTTGTCGGCTCAAGGCACGCAACTGGGCATGTTGGCGCTGCGCAGCGACCAGCCTGGTGGTCTGAGCTCACTGACCGTTGCCGAAGCGGCGGCCGAACAACTCTCGCTGGCGCTGCATAGCCTGCGTCTGCGCGAAACGCTGCGTCAGCAATCGATCCGCGATCCACTGACCGGCCTTTACAACCGCCGCTATCTGGAAGAAGCGCTCAATCACGAACTGGCGCGCTGTACGCGCCGCGAGCAGCCGTTGTCGGTGCTGATGCTGGACGTCGACCACTTCAAGCGCTTCAACGATCTGCATGGGCATAGTGGCGGCGACCGCGTGTTGGCGGCCATCGGCGAACTATTGCTGACGCAGACCCGCGGCGAAGATATCTGCTGCCGCTACGGCGGCGAAGAATTGACGATCATCCTGCCGGAAGTGGATCTGGCAACTGCGCGCAGGATGGCGGAGAAGCTGCGCGCCGGGATCGAGGCCTTGCAGGTAATGGCCGATGGCGTATCGCTGCCGAAGATCACCGCGTCGTTTGGCGCAGCGAGCTTTCCCGAACACGCGGGCACTGCGGCGCAACTGCTGCGGCGCGCGGACGAGGCCTTGTACCGGGCCAAGCAGGCCGGGCGCAATCAGGTGGTCAGCGCACCGGACGCTGCGAACGCCGACTGTGCGCAGCAGCCCTGA
- a CDS encoding S8 family serine peptidase has translation MATGKPPRPRSTRAAPRAAAVPARQPHKRAPQSGTQAAAAARVQGKARTVIYIHGIGNKPPADVLRCQWDKALFGRPMGERTRLAYWVNRERYPVAEPGNCDGRDVGPALNQSVQRALTTLGLVPGGQDLHVLADALAQSDQERADLHRLLDELESTSAPGSVQAKGPIDAINRVLLRLISAALLQDVHDLFFVPERAASMRDSLTQRLRAGGGPFVVVAHSQGSMIAYDVLRQLEAADCEVTLFLTLGSPLGLPQVRSMFKRWTGTRKLPFPACVRQWINVAETRDPIALDADLTDDIANAKGRFENIAGARINPDWQHNAHSGSGYLSIPQVRAAVRQAVGVGFDQPVSNAVLIKDLSEQLEAHGPEHRHEVLIELDRRLAGNDPAGVRAVLIRHLREVAARSTGLQGDALDEAIELEDGLQRFVSARLTRFEIESLQGRYRALGFRRVWRDAGKRALIHISGNVLHADAARNAYRARGQQIGWAVLDTGIAASHPHFFVKGQRDNVVAQWDCTRRGAPRQLTRADGDAFARLDRHGHGTHIAGIIAGHCQATLPDAQGKPGPPLEFAGMAPDAQLYGFKVLDDAGDGRDSWMIKAVQQVAAINERAGELVIHGVNLSLGGYFDPESYGCGFTPLCNELRRLWRQGVLVVVAAGNEGLAWLMGKDGDAYPANMDLSISDPGNLEEAIVVGSVHKSSPHNYGVSYFSSRGPTADGRGKPDVVAPGEKIVSTYYDFDPKDPASLMVEMSGTSMAAPHVSGVLAGFLSARREFIGFPDRVKQLMLDTCTDLQRDRYVQGRGVPNLMRMLGAT, from the coding sequence ATGGCGACCGGCAAGCCCCCACGTCCACGTTCGACACGCGCAGCACCGCGCGCTGCCGCTGTACCTGCCAGGCAGCCACACAAGCGCGCACCGCAATCAGGCACGCAGGCCGCGGCTGCGGCTCGCGTGCAGGGCAAGGCGCGCACCGTGATCTATATCCACGGCATCGGCAACAAGCCACCGGCCGACGTATTGCGGTGTCAGTGGGACAAGGCATTGTTCGGGCGCCCGATGGGCGAGCGCACCCGGTTGGCGTACTGGGTCAACCGCGAGCGGTATCCGGTGGCGGAGCCCGGCAATTGCGACGGGCGCGATGTGGGGCCGGCGCTCAACCAAAGCGTGCAGCGTGCATTGACGACGCTCGGTCTGGTGCCGGGCGGGCAGGATCTGCACGTGCTCGCCGACGCCTTGGCACAGAGCGATCAGGAGCGGGCCGACCTGCATCGCTTGCTGGACGAGCTGGAAAGTACGAGCGCACCCGGCAGCGTGCAGGCAAAGGGCCCGATCGACGCGATCAACCGGGTGCTGCTGCGGCTGATTTCCGCAGCGCTGTTGCAGGACGTGCACGACCTGTTCTTCGTGCCCGAGCGCGCGGCGTCGATGCGCGACAGCCTGACGCAGCGGCTGCGTGCGGGAGGCGGGCCGTTCGTGGTGGTCGCGCATAGCCAGGGTTCGATGATCGCCTACGACGTGCTGCGCCAGCTCGAGGCGGCCGACTGCGAGGTGACGTTGTTCCTGACCCTGGGATCGCCGCTCGGGTTGCCGCAGGTGCGCAGCATGTTCAAGCGCTGGACCGGCACCCGCAAGCTGCCGTTCCCTGCATGCGTGCGGCAGTGGATCAACGTCGCCGAGACGCGCGACCCGATCGCGCTGGACGCCGATCTCACCGACGACATCGCCAATGCGAAGGGGCGTTTCGAAAACATTGCCGGCGCGCGGATCAATCCCGACTGGCAGCACAACGCGCATTCGGGCTCGGGTTATCTGTCGATCCCGCAGGTCCGCGCAGCGGTGCGGCAGGCGGTGGGCGTGGGCTTCGACCAGCCGGTGTCCAATGCGGTGTTGATCAAGGACCTCAGCGAGCAGCTCGAAGCGCACGGCCCCGAGCATCGGCATGAAGTCCTGATCGAACTGGACCGGCGGCTCGCCGGCAACGATCCGGCCGGTGTGCGGGCAGTGCTGATACGCCATCTGCGCGAGGTCGCTGCGCGCAGCACCGGCCTGCAGGGCGACGCGCTGGATGAGGCGATCGAATTGGAAGATGGCTTGCAGCGCTTCGTATCGGCGCGGTTGACCCGCTTCGAAATTGAATCGCTGCAGGGCCGCTATCGTGCGCTGGGGTTTCGCCGGGTGTGGCGCGATGCCGGCAAGCGCGCGCTGATCCACATCTCCGGCAACGTGCTGCATGCCGACGCAGCACGCAATGCCTATCGGGCGCGCGGGCAGCAGATCGGCTGGGCAGTGCTGGATACCGGTATCGCCGCCAGCCATCCGCATTTCTTCGTCAAAGGCCAGCGCGACAACGTGGTGGCGCAATGGGATTGCACGCGGCGCGGTGCGCCCAGGCAATTGACGCGCGCCGATGGCGATGCGTTTGCCCGGCTCGATCGGCACGGCCACGGCACCCACATCGCCGGGATCATTGCCGGCCATTGCCAGGCAACGCTGCCGGATGCGCAGGGCAAGCCGGGTCCGCCGCTGGAATTTGCCGGCATGGCGCCGGATGCGCAGCTGTATGGCTTCAAGGTGCTGGACGACGCCGGCGATGGGCGCGATTCGTGGATGATCAAGGCAGTGCAGCAGGTGGCTGCCATCAACGAGCGCGCAGGCGAGCTGGTCATCCACGGAGTGAACCTGAGCCTGGGCGGCTATTTCGACCCGGAAAGCTACGGCTGTGGCTTTACACCGCTGTGCAACGAGTTGCGCCGGCTATGGCGACAGGGCGTACTGGTGGTGGTGGCTGCCGGTAACGAAGGGCTGGCCTGGTTGATGGGCAAGGATGGGGATGCCTATCCGGCCAACATGGATCTGTCGATCAGCGACCCGGGCAATCTGGAAGAGGCCATCGTGGTCGGCTCGGTGCACAAGAGCAGCCCGCACAATTACGGCGTGTCGTATTTTTCCTCACGCGGGCCTACCGCCGACGGCCGCGGCAAGCCCGACGTGGTGGCGCCGGGCGAAAAGATCGTCTCGACGTATTACGACTTCGATCCGAAAGATCCGGCAAGCCTGATGGTGGAAATGAGCGGCACCAGCATGGCTGCGCCGCATGTCTCCGGCGTGCTGGCCGGCTTTCTGTCGGCACGCCGCGAGTTCATCGGCTTTCCGGACCGGGTCAAGCAGCTGATGCTCGACACCTGCACCGATCTGCAACGCGACCGCTACGTGCAGGGCAGGGGGGTGCCGAATTTGATGCGGATGCTTGGAGCCACGTGA
- the smpB gene encoding SsrA-binding protein SmpB, translating to MSKKPTKDKANGAKATKTIALNKRARHEYHLEERYEAGLALQGWEIKAIRAGRANIVDGYAYVRSGEIYLIGAQITPLIQASTHTVPVERRDRKLLLHRSEIDKVLTRVEREGYTLVPTALYWSSNKVKLEIALAKGKQNHDKRDAAKDRDWQRDKQRVMRRHNRDA from the coding sequence ATGAGCAAGAAACCAACCAAGGATAAAGCAAACGGCGCGAAGGCCACGAAAACCATCGCGCTGAACAAGCGTGCGCGCCACGAATACCACCTGGAAGAGCGCTACGAAGCCGGCCTGGCGTTGCAGGGCTGGGAGATCAAGGCGATCCGCGCCGGCCGCGCCAATATCGTGGACGGCTATGCGTATGTGCGCTCCGGCGAGATCTACCTGATCGGCGCGCAGATCACCCCGCTGATCCAGGCCTCCACCCACACCGTGCCGGTGGAGCGTCGCGACCGCAAGTTGCTGCTGCACCGGAGCGAAATCGACAAGGTGCTTACCCGCGTGGAGCGCGAAGGCTACACCCTGGTGCCCACCGCCCTGTACTGGAGCAGCAACAAGGTCAAGCTGGAAATTGCGCTCGCCAAGGGCAAGCAGAATCACGACAAGCGCGACGCCGCCAAGGACCGCGACTGGCAGCGCGACAAGCAGCGCGTGATGCGGCGGCACAATCGAGATGCATGA